In a genomic window of Gossypium arboreum isolate Shixiya-1 chromosome 9, ASM2569848v2, whole genome shotgun sequence:
- the LOC108456522 gene encoding protein IRX15-LIKE-like yields the protein MKFPSKKLLPLLIFILSCLSVLRLLKLAITSSDPSSQAAALLSSLQRECSSPSECSKIQSNAANATLLSPKEFMLLSDLVTRKTPCNLLVFGFQPQYIDLSSINAGGITLFLEDNHYKISNFEASSNQTRIYKVKYGVPAKKAYKLLKHARGNPTCSPSINLLQQSTCKLALRDLPQQVYELKWDVIVVDGPIGDSPDAPGRMSTIYTASMLARATARNMTDVMVHDVHRTIEKWFSWEFLCEENLVSAKGKLWNFRISSDQSNSTRFCSSETVHIR from the coding sequence atgaaattccCTAGTAAAAAACTATTACCACTGCTTATTTTCATCCTCTCTTGCCTTTCCGTTCTCAGACTCCTTAAACTCGCAATTACTTCTTCAGATCCTTCGTCTCAAGCTGCTGCTTTGTTATCGTCGCTTCAACGGGAGTGTTCGTCACCTTCCGAATGCAGTAAGATTCAATCAAATGCGGCCAATGCGACGCTTCTTTCCCCAAAGGAATTCATGCTTCTTTCTGATCTTGTTACACGGAAAACACCTTGTAATCTCCTTGTGTTCGGTTTTCAACCGCAGTATATCGACCTCTCGTCAATAAACGCCGGAGGGATCACTCTTTTTCTCGAGGACAATCATTACAAGATAAGCAATTTTGAAGCCAGTTCAAATCAGACTCGAATTTATAAGGTCAAGTACGGAGTACCTGCGAAAAAGGCATACAAGCTACTCAAACATGCTAGGGGAAACCCTACTTGTTCCCCAAGCATAAATCTACTCCAACAATCAACTTGCAAATTGGCATTGAGGGATTTGCCACAACAAGTGTATGAGCTTAAATGGGATGTCATTGTGGTTGATGGCCCAATCGGGGACTCACCCGACGCACCGGGCAGGATGTCGACTATCTACACCGCTAGCATGTTAGCGAGAGCCACAGCCAGGAATATGACTGATGTCATGGTGCACGACGTTCATCGGACAATCGAGAAATGGTTTTCTTGGGAGTTCTTGTGCGAAGAGAATTTGGTTTCTGCCAAAGGAAAATTATGGAACTTTAGGATCTCCTCCGATCAATCCAATTCTACACGGTTTTGCTCTTCCGAGACTGTTCATATACGGTAA